One region of Penaeus vannamei isolate JL-2024 chromosome 36, ASM4276789v1, whole genome shotgun sequence genomic DNA includes:
- the LOC113800170 gene encoding alcohol dehydrogenase class-3, whose product MATQGQVIKCKAAIAWEKLKPLSIEEVEVAPPQKGEVRIKILATGVCHTDAYTLDGHDPEGIFPVILGHEGGGIVESVGEGVTSVKEGDHVIPLYIPQCYDCKFCKSPKTNLCGRIRATQGKGVMPDGTSRFTARGQKIFHFMGCSSFSEYTVVSEMSVAKVSDKAPLDKVCLLGCGISTGYGAALNTANVEDGSNVAVFGLGAVGLAVAMGCKERGAKKIIGVDINEDKFEMAKQFGCNEFLNPLKVEDTVASLIEMTDGGCDYTFECIGNVKTMRQALEACHKGWGQSVIIGVAAAGQEISTRPFQLVTGRVWKGSAFGGWKSRDSVPKLVDSYMDGKVMVDEFVTFTKPLVEINEAFDLMHQGKALRTVVNM is encoded by the exons ATGGCTACTCAAGGACAG GTGATCAAATGCAAGGCTGCAATTGCCTGGGAGAAGCTGAAGCCGCTGAGCATTGAGGAGGTCGAGGTCGCTCCTCCACAGAAGGGAGAAGTCAGGATTAAG ATCCTGGCGACTGGCGTGTGTCACACAGATGCCTACACCCTGGACGGCCATGATCCTGAAGGAATCTTCCCTGTCATCCTTGGGCACGAAGGAGGAGGCATCGTGGAGAGTGTTGGGGAGGGAGTCACATCCGTCAAGGAAG GTGACCATGTGATCCCCCTGTACATCCCCCAGTGCTATGACTGCAAGTTCTGCAAGTCCCCGAAGACCAACCTTTGCGGCCGTATCAGGGCAACGCAGGGCAAGGGAGTCATGCCTGATGGAACCTCACGATTTACTGCTCGTGGCCAGAAGATCTTCCACTTCATGGGTTGCTCCAGCTTCTCTGAGTACACTGTGGTGTCAGAAATGTCTGTTGCCAAG GTCAGTGACAAGGCTCCCCTAGATAAAGTCTGCCTTTTGGGCTGTGGCATTAGCACTGGGTATGGTGCTGCTCTCAACACTGCCAAT GTTGAAGATGGCAGCAATGTTGCAGTCTTTGGACTTGGTGCTGTGGGTCTGGCTGTGGCAATGGGTTGCAAGGAGCGTGGTGCAAAGAAAATCATTGGTGTGGACATCAACGAAGATAAGTTTGAGATGG CCAAACAATTTGGATGCAATGAATTCTTGAATCCACTGAAGGTGGAGGACACCGTAGCATCCCTCATTGAGATGACTGATGGAGGCTGTGACTACACCTTTGAATGCATTGGCAATGTCAAAACAATGCGTCAGGCACTAGAGGCATGCCACAAGGGCTGGGGACAGAGCGTCATTATTGGCGTGGCTGCAGCTGGCCAAGAAATCTCAACGCGACCATTCCAGCTGGTTACTGGACGAGTGTGGAAGGGCTCAGCATTCGGAG GCTGGAAGTCCCGTGACAGTGTGCCAAAGTTGGTGGACAGTTACATGGATGGCAAGGTCATGGTGGACGAATTTGTGACCTTCACCAAGCCCTTGGTGGAGATCAATGAAGCCTTTGACCTGATGCACCAAGGAAAGGCCCTCAGGACGGTAGTCAACATGTAA